DNA from bacterium:
CAGGTTGGCCACCACTTTGAATTTTTTAATGCCTTTTTGGTCCAATAACGCAGGCAGGTCCAGTTTCAAAAAATCCTTGTTCAGGATGGTCAGGTTCCGGCAGGAAGAATATTCCCGGGCAAGCTCTTCCGACAATCTGGCGTCCACTTCCACCGCCAGAACGGATGAGGCCCTGCCGGCCAGCAGGCCCGTCAGGACCCCGCGTCCCGGGCCAATCTCCAGCACTGCGTCCCCGGGGCTTAGTTCGGCGGCGTCAATTATCTTCTGTACCACGGCCGGAGAGATCAAAAAATGCTGGCCGTATTTTTTGAGCGGAGCCTTGGCGGCATGCCCAAAATTGGTTCTATTTGTATTTTTATTCATAAATGCTAAATCAGGAAAGCAGTCAAAGGCACCAGGATGTTTACCCCACCACGTCGTAGTGTCTTATCCGTAGGTTGACCCCCAGCTCCTTGGCGGTCTGTTTTGCCAGCTCCACATCCACCCCCGGCATGTCCATCACGGTTACGGTGGTCTGGATGCCGGCCTTGCGGCACTCCACCGCAAAATCCTTGACCGCCTGGTAGGCGATGCTCCCGAACCGGCTGGGGCAGATCCTGTCGTAGGCCTCGCTGTCGTGGACGTTGAGGCTGATGGAGACCTCGTCCACCAGGCCGGCCAGATCCGGCACTATGTTGCGCCCGGCTATCAGATTCCCCTGGCCGTTGGTGTTGATGCGGACCCAGGCTTTCCGCTCCTTGAGCCAGCCGGCCGCCTGCTTTACCAGGTCCAGCCGCAGCAGCGGCTCGCCGTAGCCGCAGAACACCACTTCCTTGTATCTTGAAGGATCGCCGATGGCGCCGGTCACTTCCTGAAGATCGGGCTCCCGCTCCAGTCTTAAGTTATGGCCCTTGATGAAGTCGGTCTTCTGGCGGATGCAGAACACGCAGGCGTTGGTGCAGCGGTTGGTGATGTTCAGATAAAGCGAGTCCCGGATCTGATAGGCGATCTTGGCCGGGTCGATCTTACCGATGTTGAAGAATTTCTTGGCGTTCAAAGTGCTTACCCGGCAGACATCTTCAACGGTCAGAGGCGCCAGCAGTTCCGCGATCTTTTCGGCAATGACGGGCAGGTTGGCCGGCTCGTTGCGGGCCCCCCGGTGCGGTTCCGGGGCCAGGTAGGGGCAGTCGGTCTCCAGCATCAGGCTTTCCAGTTCCACGGTCTTTAATACCTCGGGCAGGTGCTTGGAGTTCTTGAAGGTCACCGGCCCGCCGATCGACAGCAGGTATCCCCGCCGCTTGGCCTCTTTGGCCATCTCGGCATCTCCGGCAAAACAATGGAGCACCACTTTGAGCGCAGGGTGATCTTTCAGGATGTCCATGGTCTCCTGATGCGCCTCCCGGTCGTGCACCACCACCGGCAGGTTCAGCGTCTCCGCCCAGGCCAGCTGCTTTTTGAAAGCCTCTATCTGAATGTCCATGGGCGAAAGGTTCCGGTGGAAGTCCAGGCCCATCTCGCCGACGGCCACCACCTTGGGGTTCTTGGCCAGCTCGCCCAGGTGCTGAAAGGTTTCCTGGTCCAGGGTTTTGGCGTCGTGGGGATGCACGCCCACCGCGGCATAACAGCAGTCGTATTTCTCGGCCAGCTCCACCGCCCGGTGGCTGGACCGGAGGTCATAGCCGATGTTGATGATGTATTCCACCCCGGCCTGCCGGGCCCGGTCTATCACCTGGCTCAGGTCGCCGCTGAAGTCCTTGTTGTTCAGGTGGGCGTGGGTGTCGATGATGGTATTTTTAGACATAAAGTTCAAAAGCTTCCGGTTATCCAGGGGATCTTCGTTTTTGTTTTGTTGGCGGCCAGGGCCAGGCCCAGCGGCACTGCGTCAAAGTTGATATCCAGAATGCCGAGGCGCTTGTGCTCTTGGTTGCGGACCGTCTTTATCCCTAAGGCATAGCCACTCAACATGCCTATAGTGGATAAGCCGCTGATTGTTCGTAACATTCCGAAACCATCCTCATGAGGAGCAATTAAAAAACCAAAACCGGCTCCCAGCAAGGCCCCGCCTGCCGTGGTGCCTGTAACTATGAAGCCGTCGCCCCGGGAAAAGTTGTAACCTCTGGTAAATCTTTGACCGCAATACAATCCAAAGGCGCTTCCCATCAAGCAGAGATTGTTTAGCTGGCGGCCATTTATGGTAAAACCGTCATGGTCTGCATGGCTGAAAGCACAAAAATATAGTCCGGCTCCGGCCGCCATGCCTGTCCAGCCGGAAGTAGCTACGATGGTTGGTTCGCCATCGGATACATTTTGGCCCATGGCCAGGCGACGTCCCAGATACGATCCACCGGCCAAACCGATAAGCATGGCAAAAGAGAGGGATTTATCGCTGGGTTCATTCTGGGCCGCGACGAACAGCATCGGCAAGTCAACCATTCCGAAGGTGGCATAATGACTGATTATCCGGCCTTGGGGTTTGGTGAAACTTTTGCCCCAATGATACCCGGCTATCTGGCCCGAAATACTGGTGGCCAGCATCGTTCCTGAAATGGCGCGGCTGTCTTTCAATCCCAGCAGGTCGCTGAGCGCACCGCCTGCGGCAATTCCCCGGAACCCATAGGCGATGGAAAGATGCTCCTGCCCGGAAGTTATCTGATGGTTTTTGGTGATCAGAAAGGGTATGAAATAAGTTGCGGCGGCGCTGGTCAGATAAAGCCCGGCCCCGGTTGTCCCGCTCTCCGGGTCGGCCAAAGTAACCACCGCCGGACCGTACCAGCCCAGCGAAAGCGGGATCTGCCACAGCAGGTAGGCTCCGCGCCCTTCCTGGTTCAAAGCCAGCGAACCCCCGGAAGAAGTAAGAAAGTTATCGACTTTTAATTTCAGGGTGTCATAGCCGCTTTTGGGGAGGGGTTTTCGCATTCTTCCCAGCCCGGCGGTAATTTCCAGAGTATAGAGTGTATCCGCTTTCCACAGCACGGCGCTTTTGAAATCCGCCACCTCGGGGAATAGGCTGGCCTGAGATTCCAGCTTCCGGGTCCACTCCATGATCTTTCCGTTGGAATCAAAGGAAACCGGGATCTCCATGGTCTGGCCCAGGGCCAGGGCCGGGGCCAGCATAAGGGAAAAAGCAAGAAAGACTTTCTTCAATTTATCCCTCCAGTATTTTAATGGTTGCCTCCCGGACGTGTTTGAACCGGTCGGCCCCCAGGTGGACCCCGCCGTACCAGCGGGTGACCACGATGCAGAGGTTCTCGGCTTTCCTTTGCCGCATGATCTCCAGCATCATCACCCCGGCCCCGGTCTCCTTGGAGGGCGAATTGTACCCGTCGTTCTTGTATTCCAGCAGTCTGCCCTCCGGGCTTAGGATGCGGTAAGCCGCGATGTTGTGGTCGGCGCTGCGGAACTTCTTGTCCTTCAACAGCAGTTTGAGCTTTTCCTTGAAATCCTCCTCCGAAGCGACCGGAAAAGAGGTGACGGCGTATTTGGATTTGCGGTCCACCACGAAGGGGTTTATTTGATTAAAAGCTTGTTCCACGGCGGTCGTTTTTCAATTTGAACCAAAAGCATACCACGTAAACGCAAGGGCTGTCAATTGAAATTTACAACCGGATACCAGGCGCGACCAACAAAAGATTTCCTCTTTACAAAGCCCGTGGTTTGTGCTTTAATTAATGAATATCAGCCCACGAAAAAGCACGAAAAAGTACAAGGCATTTCATTCGAAGACCTCATCAACAAACGGAGACGGTAATATTTTTCAATGGACATAGAACTTAAAAACATAGACGAACTGTTTCCCCGGGATCTCTCCCCGGATCAGGTGAACTCCGCCAAGACGCTGTTCCTGAAGGAGCTTTCATTAAGCCTGCACCGGCATTACGGCGGGAAGATGATGACCCTGCCCAAGGCCGGGCTATACGGGAACAACTGGTTCAACCTCTGGTACACGCCCGGGGTCTCCGGCGTCTCCACCGCCATCCGGGACGACCAGCAGGCCTCCTTTGACCTTTCCAACCGGGGCAACCTGGTGGCGGTGGTCTCGGATTCCACCCGGGTGCTGGGCGACGGCGACTGCGGTCCGGCCGGCGGCCTGGGGGTGATGGAGGGCAAGGCCTTTCTGATGAAATACCTGGGCGGGGTGGACGCGGTGGCTTTGTGCATGGACAGCCGGGATCAAAATGGAAAACCTGACGCCCAGAAGATCATCGATTTTGTGAAGATGGCCCAGCCCAGCTTCGGGGCGGTCAATCTGGAGGACATTTCCCAGCCCAACTGCTATCAGGTGCTGGACACCCTGCGCCAGGAGTGCAACATCCCGGTTTGGCACGACGACGCCCAGGGCACCGGCTGCGTGACCCTGGCCGGGTTGATCAACGCCCTGAAGCTGGCCGGCAAGGAACTTTCGGATGTCAAAATAGTGTTTTACGGGGCCGGAGCCGCCAACACCACCATCTTCAGACTGGTGATGGCCGCCGGAGGGAAGCCGGAGAACTGCATCATGTTTGATGTTGACGGCGCCCTGGGCCTGCACCGGCAGGATATCAAAAACGACCCCGGATACTACCGGCAATGGGAGATCTGCCAGCAAACAAAAGTTGTAAATGACATCAAGGTGGAAAAAGCGTTAAAGGGGGCGGATGTCCTGATCTCGCTGTCAAGATCCGGGCCGGGGGTGATCAAACCCGAATGGATAGCAGGGATGGCCCCCAGATCGATCGTCTTCGCCTGCGCGAACCCGGTGCCGGAGATCTATCCCAGCCAGGCCCTGGCGGCCGGGGCTTTCATAGTAGCTACAGGCAGAGGTGATTTCCCAAACCAGGTCAACAATTCGCTGGGCTTTCCCGGCATCCTCAAAGGGGCACTGCTGGCCAGGGCCTCCAAGATCACCGACAACATGGCCATCGCCGCCGCCCGCGCCATCGCGGACTTTGCCCAGGAAGCAGGATTGACCCCGGAGCGCATAGTCTCCTCCATGGAGGAATGGGAGCTTTTCCCAAAAGTGGCCGCGGCCGTGGCCGGCCAGGCCATCAGGGACGGAGTGGCCAGCAGTTCAATGACCAAAGATGAAGTTTATCTTAAGGCCAG
Protein-coding regions in this window:
- a CDS encoding YchF/TatD family DNA exonuclease; this encodes MSKNTIIDTHAHLNNKDFSGDLSQVIDRARQAGVEYIINIGYDLRSSHRAVELAEKYDCCYAAVGVHPHDAKTLDQETFQHLGELAKNPKVVAVGEMGLDFHRNLSPMDIQIEAFKKQLAWAETLNLPVVVHDREAHQETMDILKDHPALKVVLHCFAGDAEMAKEAKRRGYLLSIGGPVTFKNSKHLPEVLKTVELESLMLETDCPYLAPEPHRGARNEPANLPVIAEKIAELLAPLTVEDVCRVSTLNAKKFFNIGKIDPAKIAYQIRDSLYLNITNRCTNACVFCIRQKTDFIKGHNLRLEREPDLQEVTGAIGDPSRYKEVVFCGYGEPLLRLDLVKQAAGWLKERKAWVRINTNGQGNLIAGRNIVPDLAGLVDEVSISLNVHDSEAYDRICPSRFGSIAYQAVKDFAVECRKAGIQTTVTVMDMPGVDVELAKQTAKELGVNLRIRHYDVVG
- a CDS encoding NADP-dependent malic enzyme; translated protein: MDIELKNIDELFPRDLSPDQVNSAKTLFLKELSLSLHRHYGGKMMTLPKAGLYGNNWFNLWYTPGVSGVSTAIRDDQQASFDLSNRGNLVAVVSDSTRVLGDGDCGPAGGLGVMEGKAFLMKYLGGVDAVALCMDSRDQNGKPDAQKIIDFVKMAQPSFGAVNLEDISQPNCYQVLDTLRQECNIPVWHDDAQGTGCVTLAGLINALKLAGKELSDVKIVFYGAGAANTTIFRLVMAAGGKPENCIMFDVDGALGLHRQDIKNDPGYYRQWEICQQTKVVNDIKVEKALKGADVLISLSRSGPGVIKPEWIAGMAPRSIVFACANPVPEIYPSQALAAGAFIVATGRGDFPNQVNNSLGFPGILKGALLARASKITDNMAIAAARAIADFAQEAGLTPERIVSSMEEWELFPKVAAAVAGQAIRDGVASSSMTKDEVYLKARQDISEARAVIHGLMDHGFIKKPPMELLEKALEKAVAQVRAGEAK
- a CDS encoding YigZ family protein — translated: MEQAFNQINPFVVDRKSKYAVTSFPVASEEDFKEKLKLLLKDKKFRSADHNIAAYRILSPEGRLLEYKNDGYNSPSKETGAGVMMLEIMRQRKAENLCIVVTRWYGGVHLGADRFKHVREATIKILEG